A region of Vitis vinifera cultivar Pinot Noir 40024 chromosome 15, ASM3070453v1 DNA encodes the following proteins:
- the LOC104881924 gene encoding uncharacterized protein LOC104881924: MVMGSRRRWGCSIWVMFCLSALSFVEGLNGYDPESLDVFVHHQAWKALVRPYTGRLYRVHLPANFSTMEVSVVRLRSGSLWQRGVNFSSFHIPRRTLPMPYVKRLAIVYENLGNWSSDYYKVPGFSLVSPVVGFMAYDATNLSALGNLKINFSISGDPISIHFPSILVPKDENKTKCVTFGDDGSVQFSNMTTPNVCFAQGQGHFSVVVPASPVKKQRWWKWWAVGFGGGFAGLIIAAVAVLAVVKVVKKKKLEEMERKSENSEALNTIWIGRSKIPSATMIRTPPVLENAYVP; this comes from the coding sequence ATGGTGATGGGGTCTAGAAGGAGATGGGGTTGCAGCATCTGGGTGATGTTTTGTTTATCAGCATTGTCGTTTGTGGAAGGTCTGAATGGCTATGACCCTGAGTCCTTAGATGTTTTTGTTCATCATCAAGCTTGGAAGGCTCTGGTAAGGCCTTATACAGGCAGACTGTACAGAGTTCACCTCCCTGCAAATTTTTCCACCATGGAAGTCTCTGTTGTTCGTCTTAGAAGTGGGAGTTTATGGCAAAGAGGAGTGAATTTCAGCTCCTTTCATATCCCTCGAAGGACTCTGCCAATGCCTTATGTGAAAAGGCTGGCCATAGTCTATGAAAACTTGGGGAACTGGTCTTCTGATTACTACAAAGTACCCGGTTTTTCGCTTGTTTCCCCTGTTGTTGGCTTCATGGCCTATGATGCCACAAATCTGAGCGCCTTAGGCAATCTCAAGATCAATTTCAGCATCTCGGGGGACCccatttcaattcattttcccAGCATTTTAGTACCAAAAGATGAAAATAAGACCAAATGTGTCACATTTGGAGATGATGGATCGGTTCAATTCAGTAACATGACTACCCCAAATGTGTGTTTTGCACAAGGCCAAGGCCATTTTTCTGTTGTTGTTCCAGCTTCACCAGTGAAGAAACAGAGGTGGTGGAAGTGGTGGGCAGTTGGATTCGGAGGCGGTTTTGCAGGACTGATTATAGCGGCTGTGGCTGTGCTGGCTGTTGTTAAggtagtgaagaagaagaaactggAAGAAATGGAGAGAAAATCAGAAAACAGCGAAGCTCTCAACACAATCTGGATAGGGAGAAGCAAAATCCCTTCTGCAACAATGATCAGAACACCGCCTGTTCTTGAGAATGCATATGTTCCTTGA
- the LOC100265354 gene encoding GDSL esterase/lipase At4g01130, translated as MKLSAPEISTFTVIFVVFMAVSALSTEPKCEFKAIFNFGDSNSDTGGFWAAFPAPSPPNGMTFFKKPSGRACDGRLILDFLAQALGLPFISPYLQSIGSDYRHGANYATLASTVLLPNTSLFVTGISPFSLAIQLNQMKQFKVLVDEHHFSGSSYLPQPDIFAKSLYTFYIGQNDFTSNLAAIGIDGVKQYLPQVISQIAGTIKELYELGGHTFLVLNLAPVGCYPALLAQLKHNSSDIDEFGCLVSYNRAVVDYNNMLKEALSQTRKLLPDASVIYVNTHDVLLKLFQHPTLHGLKYSTKACCGHGGGAYNFDPKIFCGRKQVVNGRNVTAEACSDPQSYVSWDGVHSTEAANKIVTEAILKGNYFDPPFPISKLCDLQPIG; from the exons ATGAAGCTGTCAGCACCAGAAATTTCCACATTCACAGTGATTTTCGTAGTGTTTATGGCAGTCTCAGCACTTTCAACTGAACCCAAGTGTGAATTCAAGGCTATCTTTAACTTCGGCGACTCAAACTCCGACACCGGCGGCTTCTGGGCAGCTTTTCCGGCACCGTCTCCACCCAATGGCATGACCTTCTTCAAGAAGCCCTCTGGACGGGCTTGTGATGGGAGGCTCATTCTTGATTTCTTAG CTCAAGCTCTAGGGCTGCCATTTATAAGCCCATATCTGCAGTCAATTGGGTCTGATTATAGACATGGAGCCAACTATGCAACATTGGCATCCACTGTGCTCCTGCCAAACACTTCCTTATTTGTCACTGGCATCAGCCCATTTTCCCTGGCCATTCAGCTCAACCAAATGAAGCAATTCAAGGTTCTAGTTGATGAACATCACTTCTCAG GATCAAGTTATCTTCCTCAACCTGACATTTTCGCGAAATCCCTCTACACGTTCTATATTGGTCAGAATGATTTCACTTCCAACTTGGCTGCCATTGGCATAGATGGAGTCAAGCAGTATCTTCCTCAAGTCATCTCCCAAATTGCAGGCACCATCAAG GAGCTATACGAGCTAGGCGGCCACACGTTTCTGGTTCTTAATCTTGCACCGGTAGGTTGTTATCCAGCACTTCTGGCGCAGCTGAAACACAACAGTTCAGACATCGATGAATTCGGGTGTCTAGTCTCTTACAACAGGGCAGTGGTGGACTATAACAATATGCTGAAGGAGGCACTGAGCCAAACCAGAAAGCTTCTCCCAGATGCCTCTGTCATATATGTGAACACTCATGATGTGCTGCTAAAGCTCTTCCAACACCCCACACTTCATG GTCTCAAGTATAGCACCAAAGCATGCTGTGGACATGGGGGTGGTGCCTACAACTTTGACCCGAAAATTTTCTGTGGAAGGAAACAGGTGGTGAATGGTAGGAATGTCACAGCAGAAGCTTGTAGTGATCCTCAGAGCTATGTGAGCTGGGATGGGGTGCATTCAACAGAAGCTGCAAATAAGATTGTGACAGAGGCCATTCTCAAGGGCAATTATTTTGATCCTCCTTTCCCAATCAGTAAGCTCTGTGACCTTCAACCTATAGGTTGA